The following is a genomic window from Psychrobacter immobilis.
TTGGTCGTATTGCTGCGACTCAAGCCAAACAAGTCATCATCCAAAAGATTCGTGAAGCTGAGCGTAATTTAGTAGCAGATGCTTTTGAGCCACGTGTTGGCGAGATGATGTATGGCGAAGTCAAGAAGCAGACTCGTGATGGCTATATCATTGATCTAGGTGACAATGCCGAAGGCTATTTGTCACGTGATCAGATGCTGCCGCGTGAGCAATTACGTGCAAAATCACGTATCAATGCCATTTTGTATCATGTAAACCGTGAAAACCGCGGCGCTCAGTTGCTACTGTCTCGTACTCATCCTGAAATGCTTTCAGCATTGATGCAAAAAGAAGTGCCTGAAATTGCCGAACAAATTATTGAAATCCGCAACGTCGCGCGCTTGCCGGGTACTCGTGCTAAAATAGCTGTGAAAACCAACGATCATCGTATCGATCCAGTTGGTGCTTGTATTGGTATGCGTGGTACACGTATCCAAGCCGTACAGCAGGAGCTTGATGGCGAACGCATTGATGTGGTGGTATGGTCAGATGATCCAGCACAGTTCATTATCAGTGCTTTAGAGCCAGCTGACGTCAGTAGCATCATCTTGGATGAAGATACGCAAACGGCTGATATTATCTTTAGCACCAATGATCAGTTGGCGCGTGCGATCGGTTCACAAGGTCAAAACGTACGTTTGGCGTCTGAGCTAACGGGCTATAAGCTTAATATGATGCTAGAAGAAGAATATCAGCAGCGTCAACAAAACGAATCGAAAGCCTTTATCGAATTATTCTATGAACGTTTAGAAGTAGATAAAGACTTAGCGCAAGCACTTGTCGATATTGGTTTTACCAGTATTGAAGAAGTGGCTTACGTACCAGTTGAAACCTTTTATGATATTGAAGGTCTAGACGATGAAGCAATTGAGATGATTCAAGAGCGTGCAAAAGAAGTCGTCATCGCTGATGAGCTGGTCAAACAACAGAACATGAAAGAGCCAAGTCAAGAGCTACAAGAGCTTGAAGGTATGACAGTCAATTGGGCTTATAAAATGGCACAAAAAGACATTATTACCGTTGATGATTTGGCAGAACAAGCAGTCTTCGATCTCGAAGATATCGAAGGTTTAGACTCTGAAACCGCAGGAAAACTCATCATGAAAGCTCGGGAATCTTGGTTCAATGAATAAGCGGTAACTGCATATCGCTGTCTTTTAGTGATATGCTATCGATAATAAAGTGCTGGTATGAACGCAGTACCAATACCAGCCTTACCCCAATCATTTGTAGCCAACAACTGAATTGAACATATAGCAAATAATAGACAGTAGGTGATAATAAATGGCAGATAAGACCGTCAAAGAACTGGCAGATATGGTAGGCAAAACCGCAAGTGCTGTACAACAGCAATTGGTAGATGCTGGACTGCCTGCTCGTGCAGAAGGTGACCTAGTCACTGAGCTTGAGCAAGAGAAGTTGGTGACGTATTTAAAGCAAAGTCATGGTCAGCAAGAAAAGCGTCGTATTAGTCTTAAATCTAAGACAACTAGTACTGCGCGCGTGACCGGCTCTTCAGGTAAATCTAAGAGCGTCAATGTGGAAGTGCGTAAAAAGAAAGTATTTGAAAAGCCTGATCCAGAAAAAATGGCTGAAGAGTTGGCTGCGCGTGAGCAAGCGATGATTGAGTCGCAAGAACGTGCTGCTAAAGATGCTGAAGAGCGTGCTGCTACCAAGAAAAAATCTGAAGAACGTCAAGCTGCAACCTTGGCTGCAATGCGTGCAAGCTTAGGCTCTAGCAAAAAGTCAGATGATAAAAACGACGATATCTCAACCTCAGTGGTTGTGAAAAAAGGTGGCAAAACCACTGTCGAAGTAAAACCTAAAGACCAACCGAAGAAAAAAGTTGCAGCGACGAAACCGAAAGTTGAAACGGCAGTTGAGCGTAAAGCGCGCGAAATGCGTGAGAAAGAAGAAGCTCGTTTACGTGAAATCGAAACAGAAACACGCCGCGCTCAAGCTGAAGAAGCACAGAAACGTACGCTTGAACAAATGCGTAAAATGGCTGGAAAATATACAGATCAGCCTGCTTCTGAAGTTCGTAAAGACGAGCCACTAGCTGAAGGTTTGGTTGGTGATGCCTTAGAAGAATCGTTTGAAAAAGAACGTCGTGAAATCAAGCGTGGCACCAGTAGTACTAGTGCTCGTGGCCGTGGTCGTCGTAAGAATCAAGATGAGCGTGAAATCAAAAACCGTAAAAACGGTTTGCGTTCAACGCAAGCATCACAGCATAAGTTCGAAAAACCTGTTGAAAAAATTGTTTACGATGTTGAGATTAGTGAACAAATTACAGTCGCAGATCTTGCTCAACGTATGGCAGTTAAAGCGCGCGAAGTCACCAAATTGCTTATGAAAATGGGTGAGATGGCTCGTGAGTCAGATACGATTGATCAAGCGACAGCAAGTTTGCTCGTTGAAGAGATGGGTCACAATCCAGTACTAGTTAGTGATACTAAGGTTGAAGACGATCTACAAGACGCCGTTGATGAGCGTAGCAGTAACGTTCAAACTCGTCCGCCAGTAGTCACGATCATGGGTCACGTCGATCACGGTAAGACATCATTACTTGATAAAATTCGTGAAACAAAAGTGGCAACTGGTGAAGCAGGTGGTATTACTCAGCATATCGGTGCTTATCACGTTAAGACCGATCGTGGTGTGATTACCTTCCTTGATACTCCAGGTCACGCGGCCTTTAGTGCTATGCGTTCACGCGGTGCACAGGCGACTGATATTGTTGTGTTAGTTGTTGCCGCTGATGATGGTATGATGCCGCAAACAGCAGAAGCTATTGATCATGCTCGTGCTGCTGGTACGCCAATTATCGTTGCAATCAATAAAATGGATAAGCCAAGCGCTGATCCAGATCGCGTCCTTAATGAATTGACTGCTAAAGAAGTCGTTTCAGAAGAGTGGGGCGGCGATACCCCAATGGCTCGCATCTCAGCCAAAACCGGCGATGGTATTGATGAGCTGTTAGAACTTATTAGCCTACAAGCTGAACTAATGGAGCTAGAAGCACCGTTAGATGGCGCTGCTCAAGGTGTGGTCATTGAATCAAGACTTGAAAAAGGGCGCGGTCCGGTTGTTAGTGTCTTAGTCAAAAAAGGCACATTGAAGCAAGGTGACTTGGTCTTGGCTGGCGAGCATTATGGTAAAGTTCGTGCGATGACTGATGAACATGGTAAGCGTATTCAATCAGCAGGTCCTTCTATCCCTGTAGAAATTTTAGGCCTACCTGAAACGCCAGCAGCTGGCAGCGAGTTCTTAGTCTTAACCGACGAGAAAAAAGCTCGCGAAGTGGCAGAGTTTAGAAGTAACCGTGAGCGTGAGCGTCAACTTGAACGTCAGAATGCCATGCGTTTAGAAAGCATGTTTGATCAGATGGAACAAGGCGATGTGTCATTCTTGAATATCGTATTGAAAACCGATGTTCGTGGTTCGCTTGAAGCACTGCTTTCTGCATTGAATGAGCTATCAACTGATGAAGTTAAAGTCAGAGTAATCAGCTCAGGCGTCGGTCCTATCTCTGAATCTGATGTGACACTTGCAGAATCTAGCGAAGCGGTATTGTTAGGTTTCAATGTTCGTGCTGATGCGACCGCACGTCGCAAAGCGGATGCCGCCAACATGGATATCCGTTATTACAGCGTTATCTATGGTTTGATTGATGATGTGAAAGCAGCTATGAGTGGTATGCTTGCGCCAGAACATCGTGAGAAAATCCTTGGTGTTGCAGACGTTCGTGAAGTATTCCGTTCTAGTAAGTTCGGTGCTGCTGCTGGTTGTATGGTGGTTGAAGGTACAATTTATCGCAACAAACCGATCCGCGTATTGCGTGATGACCAAGTTATCTTTACCGGTCAATTGCAATCATTGCGTCGCTATAAAGAAGACGTTAATGAAGTACGTACTGGCATGGAATGCGGTATGGCTGTTCGTGGCTATGATGTCGAAGCTGGCGATAAGATCGAAGTCTTTGAAATCCAAGAGTTTGCACGTACTATCTAACGTTACAGTTCGATAGCAGGATATCTAATCATGCAATATGCTTAATCAGCTGAGCAGATTAGTATCTTCTTAATATCTAGCTGTACTTAGGCCTAACAGGTACATCCTGCTAGGCCTTTTTTACCAACTATTAGTCCTAAAATTTGTTAATAAGCCAATATATCAATCAGCGAAAATAAGCCATATTAAAGTAAGGTAAAAATATGAACCAACGTCTACAACGCTTAGCCGACCAAATTCAGCGTGAGCTTGCTGTTCTCATCCGTGATGCAGTC
Proteins encoded in this region:
- the nusA gene encoding transcription termination factor NusA, producing the protein MSREILTVVETVSNEKGLNPEDIFEAIEDALVVSTKKKVYTEKPEVAVRVAIDRTTGDYDTYRYWTVVADEDHEMPACQLAISDLDPEEWSIGDVKEEQIESIEFGRIAATQAKQVIIQKIREAERNLVADAFEPRVGEMMYGEVKKQTRDGYIIDLGDNAEGYLSRDQMLPREQLRAKSRINAILYHVNRENRGAQLLLSRTHPEMLSALMQKEVPEIAEQIIEIRNVARLPGTRAKIAVKTNDHRIDPVGACIGMRGTRIQAVQQELDGERIDVVVWSDDPAQFIISALEPADVSSIILDEDTQTADIIFSTNDQLARAIGSQGQNVRLASELTGYKLNMMLEEEYQQRQQNESKAFIELFYERLEVDKDLAQALVDIGFTSIEEVAYVPVETFYDIEGLDDEAIEMIQERAKEVVIADELVKQQNMKEPSQELQELEGMTVNWAYKMAQKDIITVDDLAEQAVFDLEDIEGLDSETAGKLIMKARESWFNE
- the infB gene encoding translation initiation factor IF-2; translated protein: MADKTVKELADMVGKTASAVQQQLVDAGLPARAEGDLVTELEQEKLVTYLKQSHGQQEKRRISLKSKTTSTARVTGSSGKSKSVNVEVRKKKVFEKPDPEKMAEELAAREQAMIESQERAAKDAEERAATKKKSEERQAATLAAMRASLGSSKKSDDKNDDISTSVVVKKGGKTTVEVKPKDQPKKKVAATKPKVETAVERKAREMREKEEARLREIETETRRAQAEEAQKRTLEQMRKMAGKYTDQPASEVRKDEPLAEGLVGDALEESFEKERREIKRGTSSTSARGRGRRKNQDEREIKNRKNGLRSTQASQHKFEKPVEKIVYDVEISEQITVADLAQRMAVKAREVTKLLMKMGEMARESDTIDQATASLLVEEMGHNPVLVSDTKVEDDLQDAVDERSSNVQTRPPVVTIMGHVDHGKTSLLDKIRETKVATGEAGGITQHIGAYHVKTDRGVITFLDTPGHAAFSAMRSRGAQATDIVVLVVAADDGMMPQTAEAIDHARAAGTPIIVAINKMDKPSADPDRVLNELTAKEVVSEEWGGDTPMARISAKTGDGIDELLELISLQAELMELEAPLDGAAQGVVIESRLEKGRGPVVSVLVKKGTLKQGDLVLAGEHYGKVRAMTDEHGKRIQSAGPSIPVEILGLPETPAAGSEFLVLTDEKKAREVAEFRSNRERERQLERQNAMRLESMFDQMEQGDVSFLNIVLKTDVRGSLEALLSALNELSTDEVKVRVISSGVGPISESDVTLAESSEAVLLGFNVRADATARRKADAANMDIRYYSVIYGLIDDVKAAMSGMLAPEHREKILGVADVREVFRSSKFGAAAGCMVVEGTIYRNKPIRVLRDDQVIFTGQLQSLRRYKEDVNEVRTGMECGMAVRGYDVEAGDKIEVFEIQEFARTI